The following DNA comes from Anaerostipes rhamnosivorans.
TTTTTCCAGTAGTCGGAAACCTCTTCTTTAAATATTTTCTTTCCCTCTTCACTGAGATAAAAGGGGTCAAACTCACGTGTGCTGATCGTATCAAGCTCACGGTCTAATATAGAACAGGAGCTGTCCGCACATAGGATGCCTGCACGCGGTTTGAATGCGGCACCGCCCACCAGCAGTTCATTGTCAAGAATATAAATATTTTTCTTAAGGCACTGATTCCTAAATCCAACAGCTTTCTGAATGATCCAAGGCTGTCCCTCTGACTCCTTAAAACCTTCTGTCAAATATTTTGCATTATATACGTCCATATCTACACGTGTTTCAAAATAACGTTTTCTTAAAGCTTCAATCCTGTTTAAATATGCTTTTGCCATTTTTACTTACCTCCTAATAAAATTTATCTGTTTTCTCCGATTTTTCTTTACACTCAGTTAAAGAGCAAAACCTGTGCCAATCTTAGAATTTTAGTATATTTTTTTGAAGATAAATTAGAGAAGGCCGTAAAATGGGATGTTTCCTTACTTTTTGACCAGTCTATTTATCAGACATTTTTATAGATCTCCACGAATAGTCAATTTTAAATAATAAAAGTGCAAAATTTTCAGTTGTTTATTTGCAGTTACCGCAATAGTTTTTGCATCTAAGTCAATACTCTGAATATTCTCTGCCCGTGATCCTCATCAGTTCGTTCTGGATCGTTATGGTGTGCTCATGTTCAGGGCCAAACAGCTTCAGGCAGACCTCCGCCGAAGCAGTCAGTGCCTGAACGGCGTTGGTCCTCTCTCCTATATGCATATAGGCCCAGTACATATTCTGGTAAGAACTGATGCAGTCTGCATTCGGGCCAAAACAGGTTAAGGTATAGTCAGCCGCTTTTTTATAGACCTCAATTGCCCGGGAATACTCGCCCAGCCCACACAAAAATCCTCCCAGGCTGTTCAGTGATGCTCCATAGTATGCATTTTTTATGCCACAGTATCGCTCAAAATTCTGCAGCGCCTGGTCCATACACTGTATAGCTTTTAAAGTGCTCCCTGCTTTGTGGTAAAGGGCTGTCAGGTTGCTGTAGATCACCACGGACTCCTGCTTGTGGTCTTCTGTGTCTTTGACCAGATCAAGGGCCAGTCTCAAATGGCTGACAGCAGGCTCCGTCTTTCCTGTCTCCTGATAGGCCAGCGAGAGATTCTTATGAACATTGGCACAGGCATAACTGCCTTCTTCCCCAGCCTCCCGGTAGATTCGGACCGCATCCTGAAATAACCGTATTGCCTCATCGTGCCGTCCGGCAAGCCGGTAGGTTCCTGCCATGTTATTGACCAAGGCCGCATATTCCGTGCAAGTTGTGCCCAGACTGAACACAATCTCGTCCTGCGCTTTACGGAAAGCTTCTATAGAATGGTGGTATCTGCCGGTCTGCCGGTAAAAAGATCCCTGTTCATTATATACTGTCACAAGCATTCCCCTGTTTCTTTTGCTTTCCAAGAGGCATTCCTCATAATCCATCAAAAATTTCTCAATCCCCTGCACATCTCCTGTCCGATAGGACTGGTTAAGGGACTCATAGAAATTATGTAACATGCCGCTGTCCGTTTTTGATTCCTTCATAATATTATCCGCCTTTATATTTTTCGTATTATCTAATTTCACTCTATCGGTTTCTGGTAGAAATATCCCCGTACCTGTTCTGTCCGGATTGCATTCACAAAGGCCTCCCGGTCCACCTTCCTTACGGCATTCATGATCTGTTTTGTCTCTCCCCTCGATACGATGGAGTACACAACATTCCGCTCCTTTTGTTCATAGGAACCCGTCCCGCTTAAAACGGTTGCCCCGTGACAACTCACATCATAAATAGCCTGGCTGACTTTATACGGTTCCTTTGTCACTATAAAAAGCGTCTGCTGCTGATATTTGTGATACAAAGCCTGTATGATCTGGGTGAAAGCATATTGGAATATGATTGAATAAAGAGCTTTATCCCAGCCGAACAGCAGCCCGGCCGCCGCCAGGATGATAATATTAAATCCCAAAAGAATATTCCATGCATCCATTCCTCTCTTAACTGACAAGTAGATGGAAATAAAATCAGTTCCTCCCGCCGTTGCGTCCACCCACAGACACAGCACACTGGCAAATCCTCCGATCAATCCCCCAAAAATGCTGATGAGCAGGATATCGTAGGTAACCACGTAGGACGGTATCATATCCGTAATGACAGATGCCAGCACAATAGTATAACAGGAGTAAGCTGTAAATCGTTTTCCCAGGAAACGGAATCCTATGTACACAGGTACAGCGTTTAATAAAATATTGACCGGCATATAACCGATACTCACATCAAAATACTGTGCAGCCACCCTCTGGATTAGCAGCGTGACTCCGCCCACACCGCCCGGATACAAATGTCCTGTATTAATAAAGGTTTTCGTATCAACAGCTGTCAGGACAGCTGAAAGTGTAAGTGCCAGTATTTTGATTGCCTCTCTGTTTAGGTCTATTTTCAGATACTTGCTCTTCTCAGATCTTTCTTTCACTTTAATTTCCCCAATTTTTAAATCATTTACAGCATAGAAAACGGCCGGTGTAACCACCAACCGCTCTCCATTTATATATTAAGATTTTATTATTTTTCTGTGGTGCCGATTCCCAGAACCTCTTTCATATACTTGATACTCTTTCGCATTGCTGTGATCTCTTCTTTCCGTCCGTCCTCCAGAGTATAACCTGACAATGGGAGTTCGATCTCCAGATCAATGGTGTCCAGTTCTTCCGGTGCTTTTTCCCGGAGAATCTTCATGATCTCAACCACGTCAATGTCTCCGTCTCCGATGGCACATCCCAGGGAATGGGTTCCGTCCGGGTCAGCAAATACGCGGTTATCGCAGAAATGCACACAGTAACAATATGGAGCCATCTTATCCACACACTCTTTCACACCCTCAGACATTACCAATGAATTGATCGTATCACAGCAGGCACCGATCAGTGGATGGTTCAACTGCTCCACAATCCAGATGACTTCGTCGGAAAACAGATCACAGTGGTTTTCAATGGCAATCTTCATGCCGTATTTCTCGATAGTTGGGATATTCTTTTTAAAGTTATTCACGATCTCAGCCATCTGAGTCATAGCCTCCGGACACATGCAGGAATGGGAAATCGGGTGCGGATGCTCTACGTCAGTGCTGAATTTGACCAGCGTGGCTCCGATGGAATGTCCTATTTCCAGCGCTTCTTCAATGGTTGCGTTGACTCTCGGATCAGATGGTGCATTAAACGATACATTCAGTTCTAAATCCAGGCCGTGTTTCTTGGCATTTTCTTTTACCGCTTCCAGATGTTCCGGTGAAGTGTCCTTGTCCAGATCCACCAAAGTAATATGTAAAACTTCAAGTCCTTCCTCCACCGCCAGATCCATGAATTTATCCAGATCAATCACCTTTTCAAAGGCATAAGTCTTCCCCTCACTCTGAAATCCCCAGCTCTCTCCCAGTCCACTGAGATGAAGCGTGTAGCTGTGCATGCCGAGTTTAAACTTTCTGTCCGCCGCTTTTTTCGTCATTTTTTTCATTCCTAAATGCTCCTTTCGTGAATATCATTATAATGTTCCTATTTATTCAGTTCCCTGTTGACTCTCTGCGGGACTGTCATCTACCACCAGGCCCAGCCCTTTCATTTTTGTCGTAAGTGTTTTTGTCGGCGGTTCGACCTCATCACAGCACGGTATATCTTTCATCCTGTGGCTCTTGGAATTCAGCAGCGGCTTACATAGCTTAAATATCATAAAGCACAGCCATATGGTCGGTATGGTCATCAGCAGGCCGCCTACATTCAACAGGCCTTTTACCGCATCCATTCCGCCCGACACCACCAGCAGATAAGCAACTGCGGATACCGCAATGCCGATAATGATCTTTAACAGCTTCGGCGGTTCTGAATCAATTTCCTGTCCATGTACACACAGTGTTGATAACGCTGAAGTATTCGGATCTGCTAGTGTAATAAATGACATACAGACTGTGATAAGGAAGAAGAACTGTACGATCTTGCCTCCCGGCATTGCCCCAAGCACCTGATACAGCGCCGTCTGCATTCCCAGTTCCTGAACCTTGCCCCAGACATCCACGATACCGCTGGTCTGCATATTCATAATCGTACCTGCGAAGATCGCGATAAATAAACAGCAGAACAAGGATGGTACAAGAATCTCAACTAAGATAAATTCGCGGACCGTATGTCCTTTTCCCATACGTGCAAGGAACATACCGATCACAGGAGCATAGATGAAAAATGAATTCCAGTAAGTAATACTCCATTTGTTTGCCCATTGATCCGATGGGACCAGCGTGTTGTTAAACGTGATCTTGGACCAGAAGTTATTTAATATATCTCCCATGGACTCCGTCCCTATCTTGCCGATAAACTGTGCATCACCTGCGACCAGCACATAGATCATAAGACCGATAAATGCCACCATGCAGGCACTTGACACATAGGTCAATCCTTTGTTGATTCCGGTAAGGCAGGAAAAAATGAAAAATCCCGCTACCATAATCGTAATGGCCAGATACAAAACAGGAGTCTGCTTGATGCCAAATACCGCATTGATGCCTCCGGAGATCTGCATCAATCCTGCTCCCATGGAATTTGACAATCCGCTGGCTACAGCATAACCACAGAGGATATGAAGCAGTGTGGTCAGCCATCTCTTATTTTTCTTAAATGTTGCCTCCACTACCGGTGAAAACGATAATGCTTTTTGATAATTAAATGTGAGCAGTGCAAAAGCTACCGCAGGAAGTGCATAAATAAAGTACTGCACAAATGACCAGTCAAACATAGCCTGACTGACTGCAAATATGGCCGCTCCTCTGCTCTGTGCCGTAACTCCTGCTGCGATCGGCGGTTCCATAAAGTGGAAGATCGGTTCACCCATTGCCCAAAACAGCAAGCCGCATCCAATACCTCCGCAGATAGAGATGGAATACCACTGCCATCTTGTAAAGTCAGGCTTTGCGTCCTTTCCTCCGATCACAACATCACCATACTTAAAGATCACAAATACAATCCCCAGGACTACGATGACGACTGCCAAAAGATTGATCCACCAACCGAAATTATCTCCAACCAAATATATCATATTTGACATAACGGCTCCGAACTGTTTTGTAAAAAACACGCCTAAAATGATCTCGATCAGTAATAGTGCCCCTAAAACGATTAAAACCTCTTTATAAATCTTGCCTTTTTGTTTATCTGTCTCCATATAAACCTCCCACTGTTATATAAAAGCTTCCCTTCGTGGTGAGTGGTTATTTCCCTCCGTATACATTAACTGCTGCGTCGTTCCAGCTGTTTTTCCGGACAGAGTCTGATGGAAAAACTCTCCCGGTATGCTTTCGGAGTCATTCCTGTGATGCTTCGGAAAGCTCTTGTAAACGTTGAATTACTGCCATATCCAACCATGACCGCAATATTTGTCACGTTGAATTCCGTATTCTTAAGTAACTCTTTGGCCTTATCAATCCTGATCCGGCGCAGATAATTTCCCGGAGATACACCGGTCTGTTGCTTAAACCAATCATTATAATATGTTACACTATATCGCTCGATCTCCGCCAGTTCATTTACTGTGATAGACAGATCATAATGTTCACTTATGTATTGGATAGAGGGTGGTGCATGATTCTCCATCAGCTTGCTGTAAAGAAAATCATAAAGAAAGTGCACCGATTTACTCTGGGGATTCTGTCTGATCTCTGTCTGGATCAGTTCCACCAGCTGCAGGATCTGACCCTGCATCGGTACAATGACTGGATTGGTCAAGAATAACATATCCTTGTTATTAGATGAATCTTCCATGTTGAGAACCAGCATTTTTCCACAAAAATTACACTCATGCTTCATTCCCTCTGGAATAAAACACAGCTCCTGGGAAGTCACATTGAACTCTGTGTCTTCTATATTAATTCTCATAGATTCCTGAAGTGGAACAAGAATCTGCATATAATCATGTGAATGTTCTCCCCGGCACTCATAGAACATTTGAATATTCATAGCCTGATCCATCATAATTTCCTCCTTATCACTCTCAAATCACTTTGCTGACATATTGTCCGATCACTGCCCTGCATGTTTCCATATGCTCTACCGACGGCGAAAGCAGGCCTTCCAGCTCATACGGCCGCCCTAATTTGCGGTAGGTATCGCTCCCAAGCCGATGGTACGGAAGCAGCTGCACATGGTCAAGATGTGTTAACTGTGCACAGAAATCTCCCATTCTGTTAAGCTCTTCTTTTGAGTCGTTGACCCCAGGTATCACTGGTATCCGAACAATCAGATCAAATTGTGTGCTGCAGTCATTGGTTCTCAAAAAGTTGTTAAGGATCAGCCTGTTATCTACGCCGCAGTATTTTTTATGTAAATCACTGTCCATAAACTTAAGGTCTGCAAACACTGTACGAACATGCCCCAGTATCGGTTCGACCGTTTTCCACGGTGCAAAAAGGGTTGTTTCAATTGCGGTGTCTATGCCTTCTTTCCTTGCCTGCTGTAGTAAACAGCGGGAGAACTCTGGCTGACACAGCATTTCGCCTCCGGAAACTGACAGGCCCCCTCCGGAATGAAAGTAAAACGGAATATCCTTTCGTATTTCCTTTAAGACTTGCTCTACTGTCATCTCCTGCCCATATGTCTTGGTTTCAGTCTCTTCCATCTGAAAATTTTGGCTCTCTGGTGTTGAACACCACGAACAGCGCAAAGGACATCCTTTTAGAAAAACTACTGTACGGAATCCATCTCCGTCATAGATAGAGCTTCTCTCCAACCGGAGAATCATACCCTTTTTATCTTTTCCTTCATAGTTTGTTTCCATAAGATTTCACAACCCTCCCTGAAAATATGAGATACATGATATCGCTTTACTTCATAACATAGCAAAACCCGTGCCAAACCACTTCATATTCACACTTCTGGGTACAACAAGTGGAAATCTGTAGTAAAAACCTTACGAATTGATCAAAAGCTTTTCCCGATGCCGGGGCTTAGAAATCTGTACTGGCACCTGCCTGCAAATTTATTTTGCACCAGTTCCATAGGCTGCAAACTATTTTGCACCGGATCTGCAAAACAACTTCCTACTCAAATGACAAAAGCGCATTTCTTTCTGCCTGCTTCTACCGAATACATCCAGCATATGTGAAATGCGCCCTTGTTTAATCAATCAATATTCGAATCAAGCCTCACATTATTTCTCAATTGTGACTCTAATTATTTTTCTGTATAGACACCTTCACGGATATATTTCTGGAGCTGTTCATCATTCATATGTCCGATATCAAGGTAATCCAAAGTATATTTGCTTTCTGCAATCAGGTCACGTTTGATCATAACATTGGCAAGATAGATCATGCTGTCAACAGTCGGTGTAGCCACACCGTATTTTTTACCTAACTGCTGGATCAGGTAGCAGCCTACCGGTACATCTTCTGTAATATAACGGTTCTCTAAGTCGAATGGTCCGTCACCATAGAAGTTTTCATATTTTTCTTCAAACGGCACTGCAAAGTCCGGTCCCATGTATTCTTTGCCGTACATTGTTGTCCGTGAGAAGAAGTCCTCATAATTAACAGTACATAAACCTACGTTCATTGCTTTGGCCAGGGCCTTTTCTTCCTCCCAGAACACTGCCTGCACTTCAGCGATGGCAGGGCAGAGAGCAAATCCGTAGAGAGAGTAGTTTTTCTTATCCTGTCCGAGTACTGTATCAAAGTTCTGCATAACTGCTGCTCCGAGAACAGTTCCTGGTACGTGGATGACAGGGTTTACATTGGAAAGGTTTACATCGATGACAGTCTCACCTGTAACGAATCCGTCTCCTGTGCGCACTGCGTCGAGAGCTGGTATGTAATTTGCGGATTCAATGAAGGCTTCTGTATCTGTATGAGGAAGCGCAGCACCGCGGATGGTTGTGATACGGTCTTCTACCTTACATTCATTCGTTGTCACTCCACCTCGTTTTACAATACGGACACCGTAAGGAGCTGTATACCATGCACCTACAATCACTTTTGTTGTACAATTCAGTTCACGCATGATTTTTCTGAAAATAAATGTACCACAGTTATCCGGTAGAATGTGGATTACCTGTCCGTCTTCCAGCAATGGGATCAATTCACGGAAAATAGGTTCATGAGCCATAGCTACTGTAGCGATCACGATGATACCTGCTCCCTTTACTGCCTCTGCCATATCTGTTGTGGCAAGGTCAACATGAGCTGTACCACGGCGTTCAAAGCCATAGTAGCTGAACTGGTTACCTGTCAATTTGATCCCTGTTCTCTCCATGTTGTTAAAGTTCTTTTTAAAGGCTTCCTGCTCCCAGATACGCACCTTTGCCCCTGCCAAAGCACAGTCACCTGCCATTGTTTTACCAACTCCGCCACAGCCAAGGATCGCGATCGGCTTATCCTTTAAATAACTCATATCCATTTGTTTTTCCTCCTTTAATTTTGTTTCCAGTGCATATAATTAACTTGATACATTTTCTATGAACCTAATTCATTGACTTAAGTTCATTGACTTGAATTCATTGTATTAATTTTTATCCAATTTGTAAAGCGTAAAAACAACCAAAATAAAAATATTTTCTTGTGCAAAACAGCAAAAAAACTGTGAACCAGATTTTTTGTTCTGATTCACAGCTTTCTCTTTCTCTCGATTTTATTTCTAATCATAACCCTAATTTTTTGCCATCATTCCAACTGTGGTGATCCTGACGGCGTCCGCGATCATATCCGCAAGACTGTTCCCCTGGTCATCCAGGCACCACATCACCTCAACGCCGACTAAAGTTGAAAGCAGCAGGTTTACATATCTGTCCGTGGGAATGTGGATATCCAGAACTTCCTGTTCTTTTCCCTTCTCTATGATCTTGTTCAGGCACTTCATCAAGTCACGGTCTTTACTGTAGAAATTATAGTCTGTAAAGGTAAAATAACTTGAGACAATGGCCTTGATGATCCCTTTGCCTCTCTTCTCATATTCTGTATAAGAGATCTTTACAAAATGAATCATCATATCCAGGAAATCTTCATCCTTAATCTGGGCAAATGCCTTATTATACATTTCATCGGACTGCTGAAACGTATAAAAGACAATGGCTTCCTTTGATTCAAAGTGGGTATAAAAGCTCCCCTTGGCAACATCGGCGTAACTGGTGATATCTTCGATGCTGGTATTATGAAATCCTTTCTCATTGATCACAGTGACCGCCGCATTATATATTTTGTTTTTTGTCTCCAGCGCCTGAAGCTGGCGGTTTGTCAGCTTGGAGCCGTTTTCTTCTTCCAACTGGCTGTTCATCTTTGACATATCTCTCAAATGCCTCACTTCTTAAATTCTTCTATTGTTGACAGTACATTGTTGAACTATGGATATCATTCAGCATCCTGACTGTACCCATAACATTTCATAAGATAAGGGTCCAGCCGGTAAAAGTCCTTAATATGATCACAGATCAGCCTGGCCGCTTCCTTAAGATCCGCATTGCGGATGGACTCAATGATCGGTACGTGGTGGTGGATCTGGATCAGGCTGTCCTCAATATCCGTATACTTTGAGATCTGTATCAAATGAACCTGCTGGTATATGGCATATTGCTGTTTATACAGATGGGAATTCCCTGATACTCTGGATATCTCCAGGTGGAAATCGTTGTCAGCCTTAATACGGCCATAGATATCACCTTTCACAGCTGCCTCCTCACAGACATCGGCCAGACGGCAGAGCTGCTCAAAATCCGCCGCACTGCCATAATAAGCCGCCAGCTGGGCGGATAGGATATCCTGGGACAGCCGGATCGTTCCGATCTCTCTCACTTCCTCATCGGTGAACTGAGCCACTGCCGCTCCTCGGTTCGTACCGATCTTTACCAATCCCTCCGCAGCCAGTCTGCGCAGTGCGTCATGCACCGGAGTCCTGCTGATGGATAACCTCTCGGATATCTGCGGTTCAGAAATCTTGATCCCTGGCAGGAATTCCATGTGAAAAATCATATCTTTAATCTTCTCATAGGCTATTTCACTTTGCGAACTTATAGTAGCACCTCCTTATATACATTCTTAAGCTTAAGTATACACCTCAAAATTTTACATATCAAATTATTTCTGTTATACATCTTTACCAAATTTTCAGCTTAAAGATTATTTATATTCATCATTGACAATTTGAATCTCATAATCTATTCTGTATGTAATCACTTAAATTGCATGCATTTCAAACTTATACATGCATTATTTTAACATTAAATTCCTGTTACACAGGGCCAAGGAACTGTCAATATTACTATTTTTTAATAATGATTCACAAGGAGGTAATCTATAATGTCCAAAAAAATCGCATTGATGGATGGAAACCAGGCTGCTGCATATATTTCATATGCCTTTACCGAGGTTGCCGGAATCTTTCCTATCACCCCATCCTCACCGATGGCCGAGTTCGTAGACGAATGGGCTGCCAATGGTAAAAAGAACCTCTTCGGCCAGCCGGTTGAAGTGGTGGAAATGCAGTCTGAAGGCGGTGCTGCCGGTACAGTCCACGGTTCCCTTCAGTCTGGAGCCCTGACAACGACTTACACCGCTTCCCAGGGACTGCTCCTGATGATCCCGAATATGTATAAGATCGCCGGAGAAATGCTTCCGAGTGTATTCCATGTTTCCGCACGTACGCTTTCCGCCCATGCGCTTTCTATTTTCGGTGACCATTCCGATGTTATGGGCGTCAGAAGTACAGGTTTCGGAATGCTGGCATCCTCTTCTCCTCAGGAAGTTATGGATTTAGGCGCAGTTGCACATCTGGCTACGATCCACTGCAGAATGCCGATCCTGCATTTCTTTGACGGATTCAGAACATCCCACGAAATTCAGAAGATTGACGCACTTGACTATGAAGACCTCCGCCCGTTGGTTGATATGGATGCGTTAAAGGCATTCCGCCAGAATTCCCTGAATCCAGAACACCCGGCAACAAGAGGAACCACCGTAAACCCGGATATCTTCTTCCAGTGCCGTGAAGCTCTGAACACAAAGCTTGCTCAGATGCCGGATGCCATTGAACACTATATGCAGGAGATCAACAAGCTGACCGGCCGTGACTATCATCTATACAATTATTACGGAGCACCGGATGCAGAACGCATCATTATCTTGATGGGCTCCGGCGCAGAGACGGCTAAGGAAGCCATTGATTATCTGAACGCAAACGGAGAAAAGGTTGGAATGATCAATGCCCACCTGTACCGCCCCTTTGCAGCAGATTATTTCCTGAAGGCAATCCCAAAATCAGTGAAAAAGATTGCTGTTCTGGACAGGACAAAAGAACCCGGAGCCATGGGTGAGCCGCTGTACCAGGACGTCTGTACAATCTTTAAGGAAGAGGACATCCCGATGACCATCGTCGGAGGACGCTACGGCCTCAGTTCAAAAGACACCACACCTGCACAGATACTGGCCGTTTATGAGAATCTGAAACAGGATAAACCGAAAAACAACTTTACCGTTGGAATCGTGGATGATGTGACTTTCACTTCCCTACCAGTTCCAGAAGAAATCGATACAACTCCGGAAGGCGAGACCAGTGCGGAGTTCTGGGGCATGGGATCAGACGGAACCGTCGGAGCCAATAAGAACTCCATTAAGATCATCGGTAATTCCACAGACCTGTACTGCCAGGCATATTTCGTATATGACTCCAAAAAATCAGGCGGACTTACACAGTCTCACCTGCGTTTCGGAAAGAACCCGATTAGATCACCTTATCTGATCCAGGCAGCCGACTTTGTGGCCTGCCACAATCCTTCCTATGTGGATAAATACGACATGGTACATAACTTAAAGGATGGAGGAACCTTCCTACTGAACTGCGGATGGGATCTTGAAGGGCTTGAGAAAAACCTTCCTGCGTCCATGAAACGCTCTCTCGCAGAAAAACATGCGAAATTCTATACCATTGATGCCATCAGTATCGCCCGTGACCTGGGACTCAGAAACAGGACCAATACAATTTTACAGGCCTCTTTCTTTAAACTTTCCGGTGTCATTCCGATTGATAAGGCTGTGACTGAGATGAAGGATGCGATTTATAAATCCTACTTTAAGAAAAAAGGCCAGGCAATCGTTGATATGAACACCGCTTCCATTGAACACGGTATTAATGAGCTCAATGAGATCCAGATCCCTGAAAGCTGGCTTACAGCACAGGATGAGGCTGTCGAAAAGAACGTACCGGAATTTATCAAAGAGATTGTAGAACCAATGAACCGCCAGGAAGGGGATGTCCTCACTGTTTCCCAGATGGTGAAATACGGTCTGGAAGACGGAACATGGCCTGCTGCCACATCCAAATACGAAAAACGCGGTGCTGCAGTAGAGGTTCCTCAGTGGGAAGCTGAAAAATGTATTCAGTGTAACCAGTGCTCTCTCGTATGTCCGCACGCTGCGATCCGCCCAATCCTTGTCACAGATGCGGAAAAGGCTTTAGCTCCCCATGGATTTGAGACAAAGAAAGCCATTGGAAAAGGACTTGAAAGCTATCAGTTCCGTATTCAGGTATCTCCGTATGACTGTACCGGATGCGGAAGCTGTGTGAATGTCTGCCCGTCAAAGGAAAAGGCTCTTGTTATGAAACCGTTAGACAGCCAGCTTAAAGAAGCAGACAGCTGGACCTATGCGGTTGAGGAAGTGGAGATCAAAAAGGATGCAGTCAACAGCTGTTCTATCAAAAACTGCCAGTTCGCAAAACCTTATTTTGAATTTTCCGGTGCATG
Coding sequences within:
- a CDS encoding YitT family protein: MKERSEKSKYLKIDLNREAIKILALTLSAVLTAVDTKTFINTGHLYPGGVGGVTLLIQRVAAQYFDVSIGYMPVNILLNAVPVYIGFRFLGKRFTAYSCYTIVLASVITDMIPSYVVTYDILLISIFGGLIGGFASVLCLWVDATAGGTDFISIYLSVKRGMDAWNILLGFNIIILAAAGLLFGWDKALYSIIFQYAFTQIIQALYHKYQQQTLFIVTKEPYKVSQAIYDVSCHGATVLSGTGSYEQKERNVVYSIVSRGETKQIMNAVRKVDREAFVNAIRTEQVRGYFYQKPIE
- a CDS encoding BCCT family transporter — encoded protein: METDKQKGKIYKEVLIVLGALLLIEIILGVFFTKQFGAVMSNMIYLVGDNFGWWINLLAVVIVVLGIVFVIFKYGDVVIGGKDAKPDFTRWQWYSISICGGIGCGLLFWAMGEPIFHFMEPPIAAGVTAQSRGAAIFAVSQAMFDWSFVQYFIYALPAVAFALLTFNYQKALSFSPVVEATFKKNKRWLTTLLHILCGYAVASGLSNSMGAGLMQISGGINAVFGIKQTPVLYLAITIMVAGFFIFSCLTGINKGLTYVSSACMVAFIGLMIYVLVAGDAQFIGKIGTESMGDILNNFWSKITFNNTLVPSDQWANKWSITYWNSFFIYAPVIGMFLARMGKGHTVREFILVEILVPSLFCCLFIAIFAGTIMNMQTSGIVDVWGKVQELGMQTALYQVLGAMPGGKIVQFFFLITVCMSFITLADPNTSALSTLCVHGQEIDSEPPKLLKIIIGIAVSAVAYLLVVSGGMDAVKGLLNVGGLLMTIPTIWLCFMIFKLCKPLLNSKSHRMKDIPCCDEVEPPTKTLTTKMKGLGLVVDDSPAESQQGTE
- a CDS encoding tetratricopeptide repeat protein produces the protein MKESKTDSGMLHNFYESLNQSYRTGDVQGIEKFLMDYEECLLESKRNRGMLVTVYNEQGSFYRQTGRYHHSIEAFRKAQDEIVFSLGTTCTEYAALVNNMAGTYRLAGRHDEAIRLFQDAVRIYREAGEEGSYACANVHKNLSLAYQETGKTEPAVSHLRLALDLVKDTEDHKQESVVIYSNLTALYHKAGSTLKAIQCMDQALQNFERYCGIKNAYYGASLNSLGGFLCGLGEYSRAIEVYKKAADYTLTCFGPNADCISSYQNMYWAYMHIGERTNAVQALTASAEVCLKLFGPEHEHTITIQNELMRITGREYSEY
- a CDS encoding NAD/NADP octopine/nopaline dehydrogenase family protein, producing the protein MSYLKDKPIAILGCGGVGKTMAGDCALAGAKVRIWEQEAFKKNFNNMERTGIKLTGNQFSYYGFERRGTAHVDLATTDMAEAVKGAGIIVIATVAMAHEPIFRELIPLLEDGQVIHILPDNCGTFIFRKIMRELNCTTKVIVGAWYTAPYGVRIVKRGGVTTNECKVEDRITTIRGAALPHTDTEAFIESANYIPALDAVRTGDGFVTGETVIDVNLSNVNPVIHVPGTVLGAAVMQNFDTVLGQDKKNYSLYGFALCPAIAEVQAVFWEEEKALAKAMNVGLCTVNYEDFFSRTTMYGKEYMGPDFAVPFEEKYENFYGDGPFDLENRYITEDVPVGCYLIQQLGKKYGVATPTVDSMIYLANVMIKRDLIAESKYTLDYLDIGHMNDEQLQKYIREGVYTEK
- a CDS encoding sugar phosphate isomerase/epimerase family protein; translation: MKKMTKKAADRKFKLGMHSYTLHLSGLGESWGFQSEGKTYAFEKVIDLDKFMDLAVEEGLEVLHITLVDLDKDTSPEHLEAVKENAKKHGLDLELNVSFNAPSDPRVNATIEEALEIGHSIGATLVKFSTDVEHPHPISHSCMCPEAMTQMAEIVNNFKKNIPTIEKYGMKIAIENHCDLFSDEVIWIVEQLNHPLIGACCDTINSLVMSEGVKECVDKMAPYCYCVHFCDNRVFADPDGTHSLGCAIGDGDIDVVEIMKILREKAPEELDTIDLEIELPLSGYTLEDGRKEEITAMRKSIKYMKEVLGIGTTEK
- a CDS encoding TetR/AcrR family transcriptional regulator, producing MSKMNSQLEEENGSKLTNRQLQALETKNKIYNAAVTVINEKGFHNTSIEDITSYADVAKGSFYTHFESKEAIVFYTFQQSDEMYNKAFAQIKDEDFLDMMIHFVKISYTEYEKRGKGIIKAIVSSYFTFTDYNFYSKDRDLMKCLNKIIEKGKEQEVLDIHIPTDRYVNLLLSTLVGVEVMWCLDDQGNSLADMIADAVRITTVGMMAKN
- a CDS encoding glycyl-radical enzyme activating protein, giving the protein METNYEGKDKKGMILRLERSSIYDGDGFRTVVFLKGCPLRCSWCSTPESQNFQMEETETKTYGQEMTVEQVLKEIRKDIPFYFHSGGGLSVSGGEMLCQPEFSRCLLQQARKEGIDTAIETTLFAPWKTVEPILGHVRTVFADLKFMDSDLHKKYCGVDNRLILNNFLRTNDCSTQFDLIVRIPVIPGVNDSKEELNRMGDFCAQLTHLDHVQLLPYHRLGSDTYRKLGRPYELEGLLSPSVEHMETCRAVIGQYVSKVI
- a CDS encoding AraC family transcriptional regulator, producing the protein MMDQAMNIQMFYECRGEHSHDYMQILVPLQESMRINIEDTEFNVTSQELCFIPEGMKHECNFCGKMLVLNMEDSSNNKDMLFLTNPVIVPMQGQILQLVELIQTEIRQNPQSKSVHFLYDFLYSKLMENHAPPSIQYISEHYDLSITVNELAEIERYSVTYYNDWFKQQTGVSPGNYLRRIRIDKAKELLKNTEFNVTNIAVMVGYGSNSTFTRAFRSITGMTPKAYRESFSIRLCPEKQLERRSS